In Bacillus sp. BGMRC 2118, a single window of DNA contains:
- the yugI gene encoding general stress protein 13 yields MSEKIEVGSVLTGKVTGIQAYGAFVALNETTQGLVHISEIKHGFVKDVSEHLSVGDEVKVKVLSINEEAGKISLSIRATEKAPEKAPLQKIMNKKNEKSETEVQGFNTLKDKLEEWIEQSSGRENLLKK; encoded by the coding sequence ATGTCAGAAAAAATCGAAGTAGGTAGTGTTTTAACAGGTAAGGTAACAGGTATTCAAGCATATGGTGCATTTGTTGCATTAAATGAAACGACTCAAGGTCTTGTTCATATTTCAGAAATCAAGCATGGTTTCGTAAAGGACGTAAGTGAGCATCTTTCTGTTGGTGATGAAGTGAAAGTAAAGGTTTTATCAATCAACGAAGAAGCAGGGAAAATCAGCTTATCAATTCGTGCAACTGAAAAGGCACCTGAAAAAGCTCCGCTTCAAAAGATTATGAACAAAAAGAATGAGAAGTCTGAAACAGAAGTTCAAGGCTTCAACACATTAAAAGACAAACTTGAAGAGTGGATTGAGCAGTCAAGCGGACGTGAAAATTTATTAAAGAAATAA
- a CDS encoding hotdog fold thioesterase gives MKIENTLIETLGIEITDIAEGKVVATMPVDGRTHQPFGVLHGGASVALAETVASFGSYYLVDPETESCAGLEINANHIKAKREGTVTAIATILHRGRTTMVWDIKIVDEEQNLICISRCTVAVIKLKK, from the coding sequence ATGAAAATAGAAAATACATTAATTGAAACACTTGGAATTGAAATCACGGATATCGCAGAAGGGAAAGTAGTCGCAACAATGCCAGTTGACGGCAGAACTCATCAACCGTTTGGAGTTCTTCATGGTGGTGCATCAGTCGCTTTAGCTGAAACAGTTGCCAGTTTCGGTTCATATTATTTAGTTGATCCAGAAACAGAAAGCTGTGCAGGTTTGGAAATTAACGCAAATCATATAAAAGCGAAACGAGAAGGTACAGTCACAGCCATTGCAACCATACTTCATAGAGGTCGAACAACGATGGTATGGGATATTAAAATTGTGGATGAAGAACAAAATCTCATTTGTATCTCAAGATGTACAGTTGCTGTCATAAAATTAAAAAAATAA
- a CDS encoding glucose-6-phosphate isomerase: MSHIKFDYSKALSFFGEHELTYLRDAVKVAHHSLHEKTGAGNDYLGWIDLPTEYDQEEFSRIVKSAEKIKSDSDVLLVVGIGGSYLGARAAIELLNHSFYNALSKEQRKTPQVIFVGNNISSTYLTDVMDLLEGKDFSVNVISKSGTTTEPAIAFRIFRKLLEEKYGKEEARTRIYATTDKERGALKTLATEEGYESFVIADDVGGRYSVLTAVGLLPIAVSGANIEQIMKGALDASVEFGKSELEENLAYQYAAVRNVLYNKGKTIEMLINYEPGLQYFAEWWKQLFGESEGKDQKGIFPSSANFSTDLHSLGQYVQEGRRDLFETIISVEHSKHELIIEAEEQDLDGLNYLAGKSVDFVNKKAFQGTMLAHTDGGVPNLIVEVPGLDEYTFGYLVYFFEKACAMSGYLLGVNPFDQPGVEAYKVNMFALLGKPGFEEKKAELEKRL, translated from the coding sequence ATGAGTCATATTAAATTTGATTATTCAAAGGCGTTATCATTTTTTGGAGAACATGAACTTACATACTTACGAGATGCAGTAAAAGTCGCACATCACTCTTTGCATGAGAAAACTGGTGCTGGTAATGACTATTTAGGGTGGATTGATCTTCCAACAGAATATGATCAAGAGGAATTTTCCCGTATTGTGAAAAGTGCGGAAAAAATTAAATCAGATTCAGATGTTTTACTTGTTGTTGGGATCGGTGGTTCATACCTTGGGGCACGTGCTGCTATTGAATTATTAAACCACTCTTTCTATAATGCATTATCAAAAGAACAGCGTAAAACTCCGCAAGTTATTTTCGTTGGAAATAACATCAGTTCTACATATCTAACAGATGTAATGGATCTATTAGAAGGGAAAGATTTCTCTGTTAATGTGATTTCAAAATCTGGGACTACAACTGAGCCTGCGATAGCTTTCCGCATTTTCCGTAAACTTCTAGAAGAAAAGTATGGGAAAGAAGAAGCGAGAACGAGAATTTATGCGACAACTGATAAGGAACGTGGTGCATTAAAAACGTTAGCAACAGAAGAAGGGTACGAATCATTTGTTATTGCAGATGATGTTGGTGGAAGATATTCTGTTCTAACTGCAGTCGGTTTACTCCCAATTGCTGTGAGTGGAGCGAACATTGAGCAAATAATGAAGGGTGCTCTGGACGCGAGTGTTGAATTCGGAAAATCAGAGTTAGAAGAAAACCTTGCTTATCAATATGCTGCCGTTCGAAACGTTCTTTATAATAAAGGTAAAACAATTGAAATGTTAATTAACTATGAGCCGGGTCTTCAATATTTTGCTGAGTGGTGGAAGCAGCTTTTCGGAGAAAGTGAAGGAAAAGATCAAAAAGGAATCTTCCCATCTTCTGCGAACTTCTCAACTGACCTACATTCATTAGGGCAATATGTACAAGAAGGACGTCGTGATTTATTCGAAACGATCATTAGTGTTGAACATTCAAAGCATGAGCTTATTATTGAAGCTGAGGAACAAGATTTAGATGGCTTAAATTATTTAGCAGGTAAATCTGTTGATTTTGTAAATAAGAAAGCATTCCAAGGAACAATGCTTGCACATACTGACGGAGGGGTTCCTAACTTAATCGTTGAGGTTCCTGGGTTAGATGAATATACATTCGGATACTTAGTCTATTTCTTTGAAAAGGCGTGTGCGATGAGTGGATACCTACTTGGTGTAAATCCATTTGATCAACCAGGTGTTGAAGCATACAAAGTGAATATGTTCGCTTTACTCGGTAAGCCAGGCTTTGAAGAGAAAAAAGCAGAATTAGAAAAAAGATTATAA
- a CDS encoding DUF1871 family protein, whose protein sequence is MNTLNIKLYDFLLEWDPFKIGGDNYDPEYADVIGAVYLIDNEADLANKIQEIFEFSFEKLIPTEECLLKARQLLHIKAEDDSCAIN, encoded by the coding sequence ATGAATACATTGAACATCAAATTATATGATTTTCTACTAGAATGGGATCCATTTAAAATTGGCGGGGATAACTATGATCCTGAATATGCTGATGTCATTGGGGCTGTGTATCTTATTGACAATGAAGCAGACCTGGCGAATAAGATTCAAGAAATTTTTGAGTTTTCCTTCGAAAAATTAATTCCTACCGAAGAATGTCTGTTAAAAGCAAGACAGCTTCTACATATTAAGGCTGAAGATGACTCATGTGCGATAAATTAA
- a CDS encoding peptidylprolyl isomerase has protein sequence MKWKLHVTALLLLLLLSACGTGNNETSGTKSDKDESAQGTENQSKETIKVEDLRQLTDSTSEEYPTVELVTSMGSITIELYPDVAPKAVENFMTHGKDGYYNGVTFHRVLKDFMIQGGDPDGTGRGGESIYGSDFEDEFSPKVMHFRGALAMANSGENTNGSQFFIVQNPTINEDLQAQMKEAQFPEELIQAYVEHGGTPWLDFKHTVFGQVIEGMDVVDKIAAIEVDAQGKPNQPVTIEKVHVKE, from the coding sequence ATGAAATGGAAACTACATGTAACGGCACTTTTGCTTCTTTTACTGTTAAGTGCTTGTGGAACAGGTAATAATGAAACATCAGGTACAAAAAGTGATAAGGATGAATCGGCACAAGGTACAGAGAATCAAAGTAAAGAAACCATTAAAGTTGAGGATTTACGCCAACTAACAGATTCAACTAGTGAAGAATACCCTACAGTTGAACTGGTAACCTCAATGGGCTCCATTACAATCGAGTTATATCCGGATGTTGCCCCAAAGGCAGTTGAGAACTTTATGACACATGGTAAAGACGGTTACTATAATGGAGTAACATTTCATCGCGTGTTGAAGGACTTTATGATCCAGGGTGGTGATCCTGATGGAACAGGTAGGGGTGGAGAGAGTATTTACGGAAGTGACTTTGAAGATGAGTTCTCTCCGAAGGTCATGCACTTTAGAGGGGCACTGGCAATGGCAAACTCCGGTGAAAATACGAACGGAAGTCAATTCTTTATCGTCCAAAATCCAACAATCAATGAGGACCTTCAAGCTCAAATGAAGGAAGCACAATTTCCGGAAGAACTTATCCAAGCCTATGTAGAACATGGTGGAACGCCTTGGCTGGATTTCAAGCATACTGTATTTGGACAAGTCATTGAAGGTATGGATGTTGTTGACAAAATTGCAGCGATTGAAGTAGATGCTCAAGGTAAACCTAACCAACCAGTCACCATTGAAAAGGTACATGTGAAGGAGTAA
- a CDS encoding 5'(3')-deoxyribonucleotidase yields the protein MATLLLDMDSVICDLMTDWHKRYNEEYQDSLTVEKLRCWNSEKYVKPECGMKIYDYLREPGLFLNLKPLPHAKEVIKRLSQNHEVLIVTSSVSTAFREKELWIEKHLPFIGKENIIFTHRKDKVCGDVLFDDAPHNLQSFQATGRIAIAMDYPYNQMIDVPRVKDWIEFERGINENWWGIQL from the coding sequence ATGGCAACACTATTACTAGATATGGATTCTGTTATTTGTGATTTAATGACAGATTGGCATAAAAGATATAATGAAGAGTATCAAGATTCTCTTACTGTTGAAAAACTAAGATGTTGGAATTCTGAAAAATATGTTAAGCCCGAATGTGGGATGAAAATATATGATTATTTACGGGAACCCGGCTTATTTCTTAATTTAAAGCCTCTTCCACATGCAAAGGAAGTCATCAAACGGTTATCACAGAATCATGAAGTGTTGATCGTGACGAGCAGTGTATCAACTGCCTTTAGAGAGAAAGAGCTTTGGATTGAGAAACATCTACCTTTTATAGGGAAAGAAAATATAATATTTACGCATAGGAAAGATAAAGTATGTGGTGATGTATTATTCGATGATGCACCTCACAACTTACAATCCTTTCAAGCGACTGGTAGAATCGCAATTGCAATGGATTATCCTTATAACCAAATGATAGATGTACCTCGAGTGAAAGATTGGATCGAATTTGAGAGAGGAATCAACGAGAATTGGTGGGGAATACAACTGTGA
- a CDS encoding alpha/beta hydrolase, producing MTFGKDNEFTITIQGIPIHYELYHKDASNFKPTIVLIHGFLSSTFSFRRLVPLLAKEYRVLAVDLPPFGKSGKSKDFTYSYQNLASVVIELLGILNMKNIILVGHSMGGQISLNIAKQRPDLVRKMVLLCSSGYLERAKQALIFSSYIPFFSLVLKRKLAKQGVMHSLLNVVYDHSMIDDEMKVGYEEPFYNDEIFTAMTRFIRHREGDLPSNDLHSIDTEILLIWGREDKVVPLSIGERLHRDLRYSKLITLDKTGHLLPEERPHHIKEQIMQFI from the coding sequence ATGACATTTGGAAAAGACAACGAATTCACCATTACCATTCAAGGGATTCCAATTCATTACGAGTTGTATCATAAGGATGCTAGTAATTTTAAGCCTACCATTGTGTTAATACATGGTTTCCTTTCATCAACTTTTAGCTTCAGACGACTCGTACCTCTCTTGGCAAAGGAGTACCGCGTACTTGCCGTAGATCTTCCTCCCTTTGGTAAAAGTGGAAAATCAAAAGATTTTACTTACTCTTATCAAAACTTAGCAAGCGTTGTAATTGAGCTTCTCGGCATACTGAACATGAAAAATATTATCCTTGTAGGACATTCTATGGGCGGACAAATCTCTTTGAACATCGCAAAGCAGAGGCCAGATTTAGTCCGTAAAATGGTCTTGTTATGTAGTTCTGGATATTTAGAACGTGCTAAGCAGGCACTCATCTTTTCTTCCTATATCCCGTTTTTCTCACTCGTACTTAAAAGAAAGTTGGCTAAACAAGGCGTTATGCATAGCCTCTTAAATGTGGTGTATGATCATTCGATGATTGATGATGAAATGAAGGTTGGTTATGAAGAACCTTTTTACAATGATGAAATTTTCACTGCGATGACACGATTTATCCGTCATCGTGAGGGTGATTTACCAAGTAATGACCTGCATTCTATTGATACAGAAATCCTTCTTATATGGGGACGTGAAGATAAGGTCGTTCCATTATCCATTGGTGAGCGACTACATCGTGACCTGAGATATTCGAAATTAATTACGTTAGATAAAACCGGACATTTATTGCCGGAAGAACGCCCTCATCATATCAAAGAGCAAATCATGCAATTCATTTAG
- a CDS encoding RNA polymerase sigma factor, translating into MEEELIRKAQQGNTAAFQQLVEQYYPVVERFAYQLGNRRDEIDDITQEVFIRVYRFLDQFSKAKFSTWLYKITLNVTRDMARKKAQNERKLFKIQLEREVYPEVEASILQSEEDRILHISIQRLNEKYSVPIILYYFHDKKYDEIAEILSISLSSVKTRLLRGKSMLKQIMEEEERKGGNGNG; encoded by the coding sequence GTGGAGGAAGAACTAATAAGGAAAGCGCAGCAAGGAAATACAGCAGCTTTTCAACAACTAGTTGAACAATATTACCCTGTCGTTGAGCGGTTTGCCTATCAGTTAGGAAATCGCAGGGATGAAATAGATGATATTACACAAGAAGTATTCATTAGAGTCTATCGATTTTTAGATCAATTCTCAAAGGCTAAATTCTCAACATGGTTATATAAAATTACGCTAAATGTAACTCGAGACATGGCACGGAAAAAAGCACAAAACGAAAGAAAGCTATTTAAGATTCAATTAGAACGCGAAGTATACCCAGAAGTAGAAGCTTCTATTTTGCAAAGTGAGGAAGACCGTATTTTACACATTAGCATCCAACGATTGAACGAGAAGTACAGTGTACCGATTATTCTCTATTATTTCCATGATAAGAAGTATGACGAAATTGCAGAGATCCTATCCATTAGCTTATCTTCAGTAAAAACGAGATTGCTAAGAGGAAAGTCGATGTTAAAACAAATCATGGAAGAGGAAGAACGAAAGGGGGGCAACGGAAATGGATAA
- a CDS encoding FAD-dependent oxidoreductase — protein sequence MVGNTTVKVNVLIVGGGPAGISAAIWCRRLDISHILIERDMMLGGQLSQIKNQILDYPGFYGVKGSVLSEQFLSHIHEIKSSYVCNTEMKWLDLEKKKTKVRTEAGEIEIQFDFIIIATGASLRTLGIPGEEQMVKRGEIYSASKDQHMFVNKKVAIIGGGDRATEGALLLANAGATVTIIHRSEMFKARREYLVPVIQHPSISIMTNTNVIEIIGEKKTTGIIVHTKGKKPHLLETDAVFVRIGIQPNSEQVKKVVAVDSEGYILTDEYGKTSHNFIYAIGDVCNKPEFTSISASVGQGMVTAKKISLLLEK from the coding sequence TTGGTGGGGAATACAACTGTGAAGGTAAATGTTTTAATTGTTGGTGGTGGTCCAGCGGGAATATCAGCAGCTATATGGTGTAGACGTTTAGATATTTCACACATACTAATCGAAAGAGACATGATGCTGGGCGGCCAGCTCTCACAAATTAAAAATCAAATTTTAGATTATCCCGGATTTTACGGAGTGAAAGGAAGCGTACTATCGGAACAATTTCTGTCCCACATACATGAGATAAAAAGTAGCTACGTGTGTAATACCGAAATGAAGTGGTTGGATCTAGAAAAGAAGAAGACAAAAGTACGAACAGAAGCTGGAGAAATAGAAATTCAATTTGATTTTATCATTATTGCAACTGGAGCAAGCCTTAGAACGTTAGGGATACCTGGAGAAGAACAAATGGTTAAACGAGGGGAAATATACTCTGCCTCTAAAGATCAGCACATGTTTGTAAATAAAAAGGTTGCAATCATTGGTGGTGGAGACCGAGCAACTGAAGGAGCATTATTATTAGCAAATGCAGGGGCAACTGTTACGATTATACACCGTTCAGAAATGTTTAAGGCAAGAAGGGAATACTTAGTTCCGGTAATACAGCATCCAAGTATATCCATAATGACAAATACAAATGTTATTGAAATTATAGGAGAGAAAAAAACAACGGGGATTATCGTTCATACTAAAGGAAAAAAACCACACCTGCTGGAAACAGATGCAGTATTTGTGAGAATTGGGATACAACCGAACAGTGAGCAAGTGAAAAAAGTGGTAGCCGTTGATTCTGAAGGGTATATCTTGACTGATGAATACGGAAAGACAAGTCACAATTTTATTTATGCAATAGGTGATGTTTGTAACAAGCCAGAATTTACAAGTATATCTGCTTCAGTGGGGCAAGGAATGGTTACAGCAAAGAAAATCTCTCTATTATTAGAAAAATAA
- a CDS encoding iron-containing alcohol dehydrogenase, with translation MEQFTFYNPTKLIFGKDTLSHLQTEIPTYGKKVLVVYGGGSIKKNGLYDKVMTQLKEMNAEVYELGGVEPNPRLTTAKKGIDICKAEGIEFLLAVGGGSVIDCTKLISAGSKYDGDAWDLVLRKAEVTEATPFGTVLTLAATGSEMNSGSVITNWETNEKYGWGSPLTFPKFSILDPTHTFTVPKDQTIYGIVDMMSHVFEQYFHNVTNTPLQDRLCEGTLRTVMEVAPKLVNDLENYEYRETILYSGTIALNGMLQMGYRGDWATHNIEHAVSAVYDIPHGGGLAILFPNWMKHTLDTNVARFKQLALRVFDVNPEGKSDREVALEGIEKLRSFWNSIGAPSRLADYEIGDDKLELMADKAMARGEYGNFQKLNKEDTLAIYRASL, from the coding sequence ATGGAACAGTTTACATTTTATAATCCAACCAAGCTAATATTCGGGAAAGATACGTTATCACATCTTCAAACAGAAATACCTACATACGGTAAAAAGGTTTTAGTAGTATATGGTGGTGGCAGCATTAAAAAGAACGGCCTGTACGATAAAGTTATGACTCAATTGAAAGAAATGAATGCAGAGGTTTACGAGCTTGGTGGTGTTGAGCCGAATCCAAGACTCACAACTGCTAAAAAAGGTATAGACATTTGTAAGGCAGAGGGAATTGAGTTTTTATTAGCAGTTGGTGGAGGTAGTGTCATTGACTGTACAAAGTTAATTTCAGCCGGCAGTAAATATGACGGTGACGCATGGGACCTTGTGTTACGAAAAGCAGAGGTAACAGAGGCAACTCCATTTGGTACGGTGTTAACATTAGCAGCAACGGGTTCTGAGATGAACTCAGGTTCTGTTATTACAAACTGGGAAACAAATGAAAAATATGGTTGGGGCAGTCCCTTAACATTCCCTAAATTCTCAATACTAGATCCTACTCATACATTTACTGTTCCAAAAGATCAAACAATATATGGAATCGTAGACATGATGTCACATGTCTTTGAACAATATTTCCACAATGTAACGAACACTCCACTTCAAGATCGTCTATGTGAAGGGACGTTGCGCACTGTAATGGAAGTAGCACCAAAATTAGTCAATGATTTAGAAAACTATGAATACCGTGAGACGATTTTATATAGTGGAACCATTGCTCTAAATGGAATGCTACAAATGGGGTACCGCGGTGACTGGGCAACTCACAATATCGAGCATGCCGTTTCAGCCGTATATGATATCCCTCACGGAGGCGGTTTAGCAATCCTTTTCCCAAATTGGATGAAACATACGCTAGATACAAATGTTGCCCGCTTTAAGCAATTAGCACTTCGTGTTTTTGATGTAAATCCTGAAGGAAAGTCAGATCGTGAAGTTGCCCTAGAAGGAATTGAAAAGCTACGCAGCTTCTGGAACAGCATTGGAGCACCATCTCGTCTAGCTGATTACGAAATCGGTGATGATAAGCTTGAGCTTATGGCAGATAAAGCCATGGCACGAGGAGAATACGGTAACTTCCAAAAATTAAATAAAGAAGATACGTTAGCAATTTATCGTGCTTCACTATAA
- a CDS encoding kinase, translating to MSESLQIGDIVRAPYKTGVYIGEITNVRPEHYLVKVKAVLKHPTQGDLHNPKQVGMGFFHERKALAEHEQTNILKGMVKSYEGSIPDYKSSLSHALQTLRSDLENDPSEWAALCLEKIETLEKEYQV from the coding sequence ATGTCAGAGTCATTACAAATTGGTGACATTGTCAGAGCACCTTATAAAACAGGAGTATATATTGGGGAAATTACAAATGTTCGTCCTGAACATTATCTTGTAAAGGTGAAGGCTGTACTCAAACATCCTACTCAAGGAGATCTCCATAATCCTAAACAAGTAGGAATGGGATTTTTCCATGAACGTAAGGCACTTGCTGAACATGAGCAGACGAACATCTTAAAAGGCATGGTAAAATCGTATGAAGGGTCGATACCTGATTATAAATCTTCCTTATCACATGCACTCCAAACGTTGCGTTCTGATTTAGAAAATGATCCATCCGAATGGGCCGCATTATGCTTAGAGAAGATTGAAACGTTGGAAAAGGAATATCAAGTTTAA
- a CDS encoding asparagine synthase: MNVREGLIPTVLGTAVTATGYALKQNRNVSPMLSNTIVGFGLAHVVLGAIDLVEHRR, encoded by the coding sequence ATGAATGTTCGAGAAGGATTAATCCCAACTGTTCTTGGTACAGCCGTTACTGCAACAGGCTATGCACTGAAACAAAATCGAAACGTAAGTCCAATGCTATCTAACACGATTGTCGGCTTTGGATTAGCCCATGTCGTCCTAGGTGCAATTGACCTAGTTGAACATCGACGATAG
- a CDS encoding DUF378 domain-containing protein: MSTIQRLALALTIIGAINWGLIGFFQFDLVAAIFGGQDSALSRIIYGLVGIAGLINLGLLFKPWKEMETSAEPRATR; encoded by the coding sequence GTGAGTACAATTCAACGTCTTGCGTTAGCTCTAACAATAATCGGTGCAATTAACTGGGGACTAATTGGATTCTTCCAATTTGACCTTGTTGCTGCGATCTTTGGTGGACAAGATTCAGCATTATCTCGTATCATTTACGGATTAGTCGGGATTGCTGGTTTAATCAACTTAGGACTATTATTCAAACCTTGGAAAGAGATGGAAACATCTGCAGAGCCAAGAGCAACTCGTTAA
- a CDS encoding multidrug efflux MFS transporter, with translation MWTANFFVAASATMVLPFLSIYIETFGSFSNDYVQRWSGFVFSITFLSALFFSPIWGRISDRYGYKKILMITGFGISASIFLMGFAKSVEQLFFLRMFMGIVTGFIPTSIAFISSQTPKETVGKTLATLQTGNVSGGLLGPLIGGAIVDAVGFEYTFIVTSIFIAGAALLVTVFIKEEKKTASQLKKTFSRKEVFFQVFRSPLLIMSMIVSLIIQTANFSIQPILALYVKELNAGTTVALLSGLAFSVTGLGNLLATRRWGNLGDRIGYEKVVLLLLILSAIFFIPQAFVSTLWQLVILRFFLGMSLGGIIPCMTAFIRIQAPQAMQGEVLGYNVSFRFLGNVIGPSLGGILASLFGISSVFVITGSLFMIAALLLWTIMRKGTNEKRESLTA, from the coding sequence ATGTGGACTGCAAACTTCTTTGTCGCAGCAAGTGCTACAATGGTTCTACCGTTCTTATCCATATATATAGAGACATTTGGAAGTTTTTCAAATGATTATGTACAACGCTGGTCTGGGTTTGTATTTAGCATTACGTTTTTATCAGCATTGTTCTTTTCACCTATATGGGGAAGAATTAGTGACCGTTATGGGTATAAAAAGATATTAATGATTACCGGTTTTGGAATCTCGGCAAGTATTTTTCTAATGGGATTTGCCAAAAGCGTTGAGCAATTGTTCTTTTTACGTATGTTTATGGGAATTGTAACAGGCTTTATTCCCACTTCTATTGCCTTTATCTCTTCACAAACGCCAAAAGAGACAGTGGGGAAAACGCTCGCCACCCTTCAAACAGGTAATGTATCTGGCGGACTATTAGGACCCTTAATCGGTGGGGCAATCGTGGATGCAGTTGGTTTTGAGTATACGTTTATTGTCACTTCTATCTTTATTGCTGGTGCTGCCCTTTTAGTTACCGTATTTATAAAAGAAGAGAAGAAAACAGCCAGTCAATTGAAAAAGACGTTCTCACGTAAGGAAGTGTTCTTCCAAGTTTTTCGTTCACCATTATTAATAATGTCGATGATAGTATCTCTTATCATTCAAACTGCTAATTTCAGCATACAACCAATATTAGCTCTATATGTGAAGGAGCTAAATGCCGGTACGACTGTTGCTTTATTATCTGGTTTGGCATTTTCAGTGACAGGGCTAGGAAATTTATTAGCAACAAGACGGTGGGGAAATCTTGGAGATCGAATTGGGTATGAAAAAGTAGTGTTATTACTTCTAATTTTATCCGCTATTTTCTTTATCCCACAGGCATTTGTGTCAACACTTTGGCAATTAGTCATACTTCGGTTTTTCCTAGGGATGTCACTTGGAGGCATCATACCATGTATGACCGCATTTATCCGAATTCAAGCACCACAAGCAATGCAAGGAGAAGTACTTGGATATAATGTGAGCTTCCGTTTTCTCGGAAATGTCATCGGCCCATCTCTTGGCGGTATTCTGGCTAGTTTATTCGGTATATCCAGTGTGTTCGTCATTACAGGCTCATTATTTATGATTGCAGCCCTTTTATTATGGACAATAATGAGGAAAGGCACGAATGAGAAACGTGAATCACTGACAGCATAA
- a CDS encoding superoxide dismutase family protein, with protein MKRLLLLSLLLLVSGCGENTPPTKIMIDIKNPDGDKMGTATLQEKATGLSVGLDLKGLEPGPHAIHFHETGECEPPDFESAGDHYNPEDKDHGLLNPEGSHAGDLPNIIADSDGTVLVELMAPGVTLKEGKTTLYLKNGTSLVVHEKADDGMSQPAGNAGKRIACGVISIEEQMNKDKKKEKVVDIEERKKEEGK; from the coding sequence ATGAAAAGGCTGTTACTGTTGTCACTTCTGCTTCTTGTGAGTGGATGTGGTGAAAATACACCACCAACAAAAATCATGATTGATATTAAAAATCCAGATGGCGATAAAATGGGAACAGCAACACTTCAAGAAAAGGCAACTGGTTTAAGTGTTGGACTAGATTTAAAGGGACTAGAGCCGGGCCCACATGCCATTCATTTTCATGAAACGGGTGAGTGTGAACCACCTGATTTTGAATCGGCAGGCGATCACTATAATCCAGAAGACAAAGATCACGGATTATTGAATCCAGAAGGCTCTCACGCAGGTGACTTACCAAACATCATTGCTGACAGTGATGGCACAGTGCTCGTTGAATTAATGGCACCAGGTGTAACGCTTAAAGAGGGAAAAACAACTTTATATCTCAAGAATGGTACATCCCTTGTTGTACATGAGAAAGCAGACGACGGCATGAGTCAACCAGCTGGCAATGCCGGGAAACGAATTGCTTGTGGTGTCATTAGTATTGAGGAACAGATGAATAAAGATAAGAAGAAAGAGAAGGTTGTGGATATAGAAGAGCGTAAGAAAGAGGAAGGAAAATAA